A genome region from Lytechinus pictus isolate F3 Inbred chromosome 14, Lp3.0, whole genome shotgun sequence includes the following:
- the LOC129275698 gene encoding uncharacterized protein LOC129275698, producing the protein MDISRNMMDGNETPAVRECIRPAPFGATDTNLVFQAHCYILGTVFNFLAVTAAFFLYRLVRIKARPLVLSVNILLVIMATLRYIYLTLDPYDIRMKLPMWFMQILEDLALPCLTSAFALIQYALFQLCKIQRPNKSMQSPRVLWGIVAFHFAFVIVIDILIITKVAGCWLVMLCQIFTIVWGLVLCLTISMLAFKLVSRDKRVKRTLRGDHEPRLESGNVPSPTPNAMQVEDPADKKKFKDHLKKLKRICFSASVTGFTCFIASSIGLFLIISPAVNYEVGKVGWLCYQTTQRLVEIAFGFILLYISWQRSDGPST; encoded by the exons ATGGATATAAGCCGAAACATGATGGATGGCAATGAA ACGCCTGCCGTCCGGGAGTGCATCCGCCCGGCACCGTTCGGCGCCACCGACACCAACCTCGTGTTTCAAGCCCACTGCTACATCCTCGGAACGGTCTTCAACTTCTTGGCCGTCACCGCTGCTTTCTTTCTCTACCGTCTTGTCAGAATTAAAGCCCGCCCTCTAGTTCTCTCCGTCAACATCCTCCTCGTCATCATGGCCACGCTACGCTACATCTACCTAACCCTTGACCCGTACGACATCAGAATGAAGTTGCCGATGTGGTTTATGCAAATACTCGAAGACCTCGCTCTCCCTTGCCTGACGTCAGCGTTCGCCTTGATCCAATACGCGCTTTTCCAGCTCTGCAAAATCCAGCGTCCGAATAAGAGCATGCAGAGCCCGCGAGTCCTCTGGGGCATCGTCGCGTTCCACTTCGCCTTCGTCATCGTTATCGACATCCTGATCATCACCAAGGTGGCAGGCTGCTGGCTCGTCATGCTCTGTCAGATCTTCACTATCGTATGGGGACTCGTGTTGTGTCTCACAATCTCGATGCTCGCGTTTAAACTAGTCAGTCGGGACAAAAGAGTCAAGCGGACACTGCGCGGCGACCACGAACCCAGGCTCGAAAGCGGCAACGTACCATCGCCAACTCCGAACGCGATGCAAGTCGAAGACCCTGCCGACAAGAAGAAATTCAAAGACCACTTGAAAAAGCTCAAGAGAATTTGTTTCTCTGCGAGTGTGACTGGGTTCACATGTTTCATTGCTTCTTCGATTGGCCTGTTCTTGATAATAAGCCCTGCTGTCAACTACGAAGTCGGCAAAGTAGGTTGGCTCTGCTATCAAACTACGCAGAG GTTGGTGGAGATCGCATTCGGGTTCATCCTCCTATACATTTCATGGCAACGATCAGATGGGCCTTCAACATGA